The Solanum lycopersicum chromosome 6, SLM_r2.1 genome has a window encoding:
- the LOC112941630 gene encoding transcription factor MYB14-like, translated as MGEVVFQLQHGKNMGYVKKGAWSPQEDKKLIDHIAKYRIWNWSQMPKFAGLSRTGKSCRLRWINYLRPDIKRGTFSLEETQTIIKMRSAIAKELPGRTDNEIKNFYHTHLKKHVGTKVEVKPKSRKKAKQIEMSTQKKPLITTNCPNIQSFDFTNSSSSSSYIIFDENYDFLETYNQENDVTSIVNQVDDENIVILESNPESISTSSVDLYIQDFMDVSIDSSNVDFWLELYMAADNLNT; from the exons ATGGGAGAAGTAGTGTTCCAGCTGCAACATGGCAAAAACATGGGTTATGTTAAGAAGGGTGCTTGGTCTCCTCAAGAAGACAAAAAATTGATTGATCATATCGCGAAATATCGTATTTGGAACTGGAGCCAGATGCCCAAATTTGCAG GGCTATCAAGAACTGGAAAGAGTTGTAGACTGAGATGGATCAACTATTTGAGGCCTGATATAAAGAGAGGGACATTTAGCCTTGAAGAAACTCAAACAATCATCAAAAT gaGGTCAGCTATAGCTAAAGAATTGCCTGGAAGAACAGATAACGAAATCAAGAATTTCTACCATACCCATTTAAAGAAGCACGTTGGGACAAAAGTTGAAGTGAAACCTAAATCAAGGAAGAAAGCTAAACAAATAGAGATGAGTACTCAAAAGAAGCCTTTGATAACTACTAATTGTCCAAATATTCAATCATTTGATTTCACCaactcctcctcctcctctagCTACATCatatttgatgaaaattatgatttcttggaaacatataatcaagaaaatgatgTTACTTCAATTGTCAATCAAGTTGATGACGAAAACATAGTTATATTGGAGAGTAATCCAGAGAGTATTAGTACATCAAGTGTTGATTTGTACATACAAGATTTCATGGATGTGAGTATTGATTCATCTAATGTTGATTTTTGGTTGGAGCTATATATGGCGGCAGACAATCTGAACACCTAG